A genomic segment from Diospyros lotus cultivar Yz01 chromosome 5, ASM1463336v1, whole genome shotgun sequence encodes:
- the LOC127802530 gene encoding MADS-box transcription factor 30 yields MQACRFQSLAIWGKTPSCLFTFSSKFSNSSPKLFFWVIITLNLSLSLSLSLSLYCCVYVHALYIYRGKERFLGQSLWVFDRLSFRLLGLEGSEMGRGKIEIKRIENPNSRQVTFSKRRVGLLKKARELSILCDAEVAVIVFSNTGRLFEFSSAGMDRTLSRYNNRRNSSEADLVEPKEEKQESLEVNILKDEVKELKLKQMQLLGKDLTHLDLKELQNLEEQLIEGLSSLKDRKEQLLMQQLEQSRVQEQRAVMENEILRKQANRTSVDTIIFFLWYLVFLDEISYLKFMFSARFRSSVVFFHQMNVWVHLIMSITPWKEMIILSNNMLSVWRLIIVKLICDWGFLLEFVRRK; encoded by the exons ATGCAGGCTTGCCGTTTCCAGTCTCTCGCCATTTGGGGTAAAACGCCTTCATGCCTCTTTACCTTCTCCTCTAAATTTAGCAACTCTTCCCCCAAGTTGTTCTTTTGGGTGATTATTACgctaaatctctctctctctctctctctctctctctcattatatTGTTGTGTGTATGTACACGCGTTATACATATATAGAGGGAAAGAAAGATTTTTGGGACAATCTTTGTGGGTTTTTGATCGATTGAGTTTTCGCTTGTTGGGTCTGGAGGGCTCAGAAATGGGGAGGGGGAAGATTGAGATCAAGAGGATAGAGAATCCGAACAGCAGGCAAGTTACATTCTCCAAAAGACGTGTCGGGCTGCTCAAGAAGGCTCGAGAACTTTCCATTCTCTGCGATGCCGAAGTTGCCGTCATCGTTTTCTCCAACACCGGCAGGCTTTTCGAGTTTTCCAGTGCTGG CATGGACAGAACACTCTCAAGATACAACAACCGTCGGAATTCTTCAGAGGCTGATTTAGTTGAACCAAAAGAAGAG AAACAAGAGTCCCTGGAGGTGAACATTCTGAAAGATGAAGTTAAAGAGCtgaaattgaaacaaat GCAGCTGTTGGGTAAAGACCTTACCCACTTAGACCTAAAAGAACTGCAAAATCTGGAAGAGCAGCTAATTGAAGGATTATCATCTTTGAAGGACAGAAAG GAACAATTGCTGATGCAACAACTGGAGCAATCAAGAGTTCAG GAACAGCGGGCTGTCATGGAGAATGAGATTTTACGCAAACAGGCAAATAGAACTTCTGTTGATACAATAATCTTCTTCTTATGGTATCTTGTCTTTCTGGATGAGATATCATATCTGAAATTCATGTTCTCTGCCAGGTTCAGGAGCTCTGTCGTTTTCTTCCATCAAATGAACGTTTGGGTTCACCTTATCATGTCTATCACCCCATGGAAAGAGATGATTATCCTGTCAAACAACATGCTCTCAGTCTGGAGGTTGATAATTGTGAAGTTGATCTGCGATTggg GCTTTCTTCTGGAGTTTGTCAGGAGGAAATGA
- the LOC127801502 gene encoding serine carboxypeptidase-like 40 isoform X1, producing MAERGPAASLCVLLLLIACFAAEGHGLTKQTDALGRLYKAKLKKDTVVDTGHFDVGRQVRGVRILPQEGLKEKDRIERLPGQPRNVGFSQYGGYVTVNETAGRAFYYYFVEAERGKESKPLLLWLNGGPGCSSLAYGAMQELGPFRVNSDGKTLYRNRFAWNHAANVLFLESPAGVGFSYSNTTADFVNGGDSRTASDNYVFLLNWLERFPEYKDRDFYISGESYAGHYVPQLAHTILHFNKKANATLINLKGIIIGNAVINDETDTRGMYDYFATHALISDETAHEIQKHCDFSPHATTQSDECNAAAKQAQENVGVIDIYNIYAPLCHSANLTAKPKRTPGLSIDPCSDFYVYSYLNRPEVQEALHANVTKLSYDWEPCSDVIRNWEDSPSTIIPLLQEFMENGLRVWVFSGDTDGRVPVTSTKYSINKMNLSVKTAWHPWYLKGEVGGYTQVYRGDLTFATVRGAGHQVPSYEPARAADRNLFSYPSISLCLLIVEWPKSALNWQKGSLAAKVE from the exons ATGGCGGAGAGAGGGCCGGCAGCATCTTTGTGCGTTTTGCTTCTCTTGATTGCTTGCTTTGCGGCCGAAGGCCACGGCTTGACGAAACAAACCGACGCTCTCGGCCGTCTCTACAAGGCGAAGTTGAAGAAGGATACGGTGGTGGATACCGGCCATTTCGACGTGGGCCGGCAGGTGAGAGGAGTCAGGATTCTGCCGCAGGAGGGGCTGAAAGAGAAGGACCGAATCGAGAGGTTGCCCGGTCAGCCGCGGAATGTCGGATTTTCGCAGTATGGCGGCTACGTCACGGTGAACGAGACCGCGGGTAGGGCCTTCTATTATTACTTCGTTGAAGCAGAAAGGGGCAAGGAGTCGAAGCCACTTCTTCTGTGGCTTAATGGAG GGCCTGGTTGTTCTTCTCTTGCTTACGGGGCCATGCAAGAGCTGGGGCCCTTTCGGGTGAATAGCGACGGCAAAACACTGTACAGAAATAGATTTGCTTGGAACCATG CTGCAAATGTTCTGTTCTTGGAGTCTCCGGCCGGAGTAGGGTTTTCATACTCGAACACAACCGCGGATTTTGTGAACGGTGGAGACAGCAGAACAGCCTCCGACAACTACGTGTTCTTATTGAATTGGCTGGAAAGGTTTCCCGAGTACAAGGACCGGGATTTTTACATCTCCGGCGAGAGCTACGCCGGCCATTATGTTCCCCAGCTTGCACACACCATTCTTCACTTCAACAAGAAAGCTAATGCCACCCTCATCAACCTCAAAGGCATCATC ATTGGGAATGCAGTAATCAACGATGAGACTGATACGAGAGGAATGTACGATTACTTTGCAACCCACGCTCTGATATCTGATGAAACTGCACACGAGATCCAGAAACACTGTGACTTTTCGCCGCATGCTACCACTCAGTCTGACGAATGCAATGCTGCTGCTAAGCAAGCTCAAGAAAATGTCGGCGTTATTGACATCTATAACATCTACGCCCCCTTGTGCCACTCCGCCAATCTCACTGCGAAGCCCAAGAGGACGCCG GGATTGAGCATTGATCCTTGCAGTGATTTTTATGTATACTCTTACTTGAACCGGCCTGAAGTTCAAGAGGCTCTACATGCTAATGTAACCAAACTCAGCTATGATTGGGAACCATGCAG TGATGTCATAAGAAATTGGGAAGATAGCCCATCAACAATCATTCCCCTTCTTCAAGAGTTCATGGAAAATGGACTTCGAGTGTGGGTCTTTAG TGGTGATACTGATGGAAGAGTACCTGTCACCTCAACTAAATACTCCATTAACAAGATGAATCTTTCTGTGAAAACTGCATGGCATCCCTGGTACCTAAAAGGGGAG GTTGGTGGGTACACCCAAGTTTACAGAGGAGACCTAACATTTGCAACAGTAAGAGGAGCAGGGCATCAAGTCCCAAGCTACGAGCCTGCAAGAG ctGCTGACCGCAACCTCTTCTCTTATCCCTCAATTTCTCTTTGTTTGCTCATCGTGGAatggccgaaatcggccttaaaTTGGCAAAAAGGTAGCTTGGCGGCCAAGGTGGAATGA
- the LOC127801502 gene encoding serine carboxypeptidase-like 40 isoform X2 translates to MAERGPAASLCVLLLLIACFAAEGHGLTKQTDALGRLYKAKLKKDTVVDTGHFDVGRQVRGVRILPQEGLKEKDRIERLPGQPRNVGFSQYGGYVTVNETAGRAFYYYFVEAERGKESKPLLLWLNGGPGCSSLAYGAMQELGPFRVNSDGKTLYRNRFAWNHAANVLFLESPAGVGFSYSNTTADFVNGGDSRTASDNYVFLLNWLERFPEYKDRDFYISGESYAGHYVPQLAHTILHFNKKANATLINLKGIIIGNAVINDETDTRGMYDYFATHALISDETAHEIQKHCDFSPHATTQSDECNAAAKQAQENVGVIDIYNIYAPLCHSANLTAKPKRTPGLSIDPCSDFYVYSYLNRPEVQEALHANVTKLSYDWEPCSDVIRNWEDSPSTIIPLLQEFMENGLRVWVFSGDTDGRVPVTSTKYSINKMNLSVKTAWHPWYLKGEVGGYTQVYRGDLTFATVRGAGHQVPSYEPARAIENVETIDRSKTRQGEVRQVGDDERVGDKG, encoded by the exons ATGGCGGAGAGAGGGCCGGCAGCATCTTTGTGCGTTTTGCTTCTCTTGATTGCTTGCTTTGCGGCCGAAGGCCACGGCTTGACGAAACAAACCGACGCTCTCGGCCGTCTCTACAAGGCGAAGTTGAAGAAGGATACGGTGGTGGATACCGGCCATTTCGACGTGGGCCGGCAGGTGAGAGGAGTCAGGATTCTGCCGCAGGAGGGGCTGAAAGAGAAGGACCGAATCGAGAGGTTGCCCGGTCAGCCGCGGAATGTCGGATTTTCGCAGTATGGCGGCTACGTCACGGTGAACGAGACCGCGGGTAGGGCCTTCTATTATTACTTCGTTGAAGCAGAAAGGGGCAAGGAGTCGAAGCCACTTCTTCTGTGGCTTAATGGAG GGCCTGGTTGTTCTTCTCTTGCTTACGGGGCCATGCAAGAGCTGGGGCCCTTTCGGGTGAATAGCGACGGCAAAACACTGTACAGAAATAGATTTGCTTGGAACCATG CTGCAAATGTTCTGTTCTTGGAGTCTCCGGCCGGAGTAGGGTTTTCATACTCGAACACAACCGCGGATTTTGTGAACGGTGGAGACAGCAGAACAGCCTCCGACAACTACGTGTTCTTATTGAATTGGCTGGAAAGGTTTCCCGAGTACAAGGACCGGGATTTTTACATCTCCGGCGAGAGCTACGCCGGCCATTATGTTCCCCAGCTTGCACACACCATTCTTCACTTCAACAAGAAAGCTAATGCCACCCTCATCAACCTCAAAGGCATCATC ATTGGGAATGCAGTAATCAACGATGAGACTGATACGAGAGGAATGTACGATTACTTTGCAACCCACGCTCTGATATCTGATGAAACTGCACACGAGATCCAGAAACACTGTGACTTTTCGCCGCATGCTACCACTCAGTCTGACGAATGCAATGCTGCTGCTAAGCAAGCTCAAGAAAATGTCGGCGTTATTGACATCTATAACATCTACGCCCCCTTGTGCCACTCCGCCAATCTCACTGCGAAGCCCAAGAGGACGCCG GGATTGAGCATTGATCCTTGCAGTGATTTTTATGTATACTCTTACTTGAACCGGCCTGAAGTTCAAGAGGCTCTACATGCTAATGTAACCAAACTCAGCTATGATTGGGAACCATGCAG TGATGTCATAAGAAATTGGGAAGATAGCCCATCAACAATCATTCCCCTTCTTCAAGAGTTCATGGAAAATGGACTTCGAGTGTGGGTCTTTAG TGGTGATACTGATGGAAGAGTACCTGTCACCTCAACTAAATACTCCATTAACAAGATGAATCTTTCTGTGAAAACTGCATGGCATCCCTGGTACCTAAAAGGGGAG GTTGGTGGGTACACCCAAGTTTACAGAGGAGACCTAACATTTGCAACAGTAAGAGGAGCAGGGCATCAAGTCCCAAGCTACGAGCCTGCAAGAG ctaTAGAGAATGTAGAGACGATTGATCGATCAAAGACGAGGCAAGGAGAGGTGAGGCAAGTTGGCGACGACGAGAGGGTTGGCGATAAAGGTTGA
- the LOC127801502 gene encoding serine carboxypeptidase-like 40 isoform X3 — protein MAERGPAASLCVLLLLIACFAAEGHGLTKQTDALGRLYKAKLKKDTVVDTGHFDVGRQVRGVRILPQEGLKEKDRIERLPGQPRNVGFSQYGGYVTVNETAGRAFYYYFVEAERGKESKPLLLWLNGGPGCSSLAYGAMQELGPFRVNSDGKTLYRNRFAWNHAANVLFLESPAGVGFSYSNTTADFVNGGDSRTASDNYVFLLNWLERFPEYKDRDFYISGESYAGHYVPQLAHTILHFNKKANATLINLKGIIIGNAVINDETDTRGMYDYFATHALISDETAHEIQKHCDFSPHATTQSDECNAAAKQAQENVGVIDIYNIYAPLCHSANLTAKPKRTPGLSIDPCSDFYVYSYLNRPEVQEALHANVTKLSYDWEPCSDVIRNWEDSPSTIIPLLQEFMENGLRVWVFSGDTDGRVPVTSTKYSINKMNLSVKTAWHPWYLKGEVGGYTQVYRGDLTFATVRGAGHQVPSYEPARGLSLIYHFLAGFPLPNTRAHN, from the exons ATGGCGGAGAGAGGGCCGGCAGCATCTTTGTGCGTTTTGCTTCTCTTGATTGCTTGCTTTGCGGCCGAAGGCCACGGCTTGACGAAACAAACCGACGCTCTCGGCCGTCTCTACAAGGCGAAGTTGAAGAAGGATACGGTGGTGGATACCGGCCATTTCGACGTGGGCCGGCAGGTGAGAGGAGTCAGGATTCTGCCGCAGGAGGGGCTGAAAGAGAAGGACCGAATCGAGAGGTTGCCCGGTCAGCCGCGGAATGTCGGATTTTCGCAGTATGGCGGCTACGTCACGGTGAACGAGACCGCGGGTAGGGCCTTCTATTATTACTTCGTTGAAGCAGAAAGGGGCAAGGAGTCGAAGCCACTTCTTCTGTGGCTTAATGGAG GGCCTGGTTGTTCTTCTCTTGCTTACGGGGCCATGCAAGAGCTGGGGCCCTTTCGGGTGAATAGCGACGGCAAAACACTGTACAGAAATAGATTTGCTTGGAACCATG CTGCAAATGTTCTGTTCTTGGAGTCTCCGGCCGGAGTAGGGTTTTCATACTCGAACACAACCGCGGATTTTGTGAACGGTGGAGACAGCAGAACAGCCTCCGACAACTACGTGTTCTTATTGAATTGGCTGGAAAGGTTTCCCGAGTACAAGGACCGGGATTTTTACATCTCCGGCGAGAGCTACGCCGGCCATTATGTTCCCCAGCTTGCACACACCATTCTTCACTTCAACAAGAAAGCTAATGCCACCCTCATCAACCTCAAAGGCATCATC ATTGGGAATGCAGTAATCAACGATGAGACTGATACGAGAGGAATGTACGATTACTTTGCAACCCACGCTCTGATATCTGATGAAACTGCACACGAGATCCAGAAACACTGTGACTTTTCGCCGCATGCTACCACTCAGTCTGACGAATGCAATGCTGCTGCTAAGCAAGCTCAAGAAAATGTCGGCGTTATTGACATCTATAACATCTACGCCCCCTTGTGCCACTCCGCCAATCTCACTGCGAAGCCCAAGAGGACGCCG GGATTGAGCATTGATCCTTGCAGTGATTTTTATGTATACTCTTACTTGAACCGGCCTGAAGTTCAAGAGGCTCTACATGCTAATGTAACCAAACTCAGCTATGATTGGGAACCATGCAG TGATGTCATAAGAAATTGGGAAGATAGCCCATCAACAATCATTCCCCTTCTTCAAGAGTTCATGGAAAATGGACTTCGAGTGTGGGTCTTTAG TGGTGATACTGATGGAAGAGTACCTGTCACCTCAACTAAATACTCCATTAACAAGATGAATCTTTCTGTGAAAACTGCATGGCATCCCTGGTACCTAAAAGGGGAG GTTGGTGGGTACACCCAAGTTTACAGAGGAGACCTAACATTTGCAACAGTAAGAGGAGCAGGGCATCAAGTCCCAAGCTACGAGCCTGCAAGAGGTCTTTCACTCATCTACCACTTCCTTGCTGGCTTCCCCCTTCCCAATACTCGAGCACATAACTAA